Genomic DNA from Campylobacter concisus:
GGCTTTGTTGGTCGTGATGTTGAAAGCATGGTAAGAGACCTTGCTATGGCATCATATAATCTCGTAAAAAATGAGCAAAGCGAGAAAAATCAAGATAAAATCAACGCCTATATCGAAGAAAAGATCGTCTCAAAGCTACTTCCACCACTTCCAAAAGGGGCTAGCGAAGAGAAACAGGCCGAGTATTCAAAGAGCTATGAAAAGATGCTAAATAGGCTAAGAAACGGCGAGCTTGACGAGCTAAGCATCGAGATAGAAGTGCAGCAAAACCCACTTGAAGCCGGCTCAAACGTGCCACCTGATATGGCGCAGATGCAAGAGAGCTTTATAAAGATAATTGGTATCGGCGGCAAAAATATCAAAAAAGAGATGAAGGTAAAAGACGCTAAAAAAGCTCTTCAAAGTGAGGCAAATGATAAAATTTTAGACCTTGAGAGCGTAAAAACTGAGGCTTTAAAAAGAGCTGAAAACGAGGGCATCATCTTTATAGACGAGATCGATAAAGTGGCCGTTGGCTCAGGTAGCTCAAATAGGCAAGATCCTAGCAAAGAAGGTGTGCAAAGAGACTTGCTGCCTATCGTTGAGGGCTCAAATGTTAATACCAAATTTGGAAATTTAAAGACAGATCATATTTTATTTATCGCGGCTGGTGCCTTTCATATAAGCAAGCCAAGCGATCTCATCCCAGAGCTTCAAGGCCGTTTTCCACTAAGGGTCGAGCTTGATAGCCTTGATGAGGACGCGCTTTATCAAATTTTAACTCAGCCAAAAAATTCGCTTTTAAAACAATACATCGCCCTACTCTCAACCGAAAATGTTGATCTAGAATTTGACAATGAAGCAATAAAAGAGATAGCCAGGATCGCTCATGCGGCAAATGAAAAGATGGAAGATATCGGTGCTAGACGCCTTCATACGGTGATCGAGCGTGTGATAGAAGATATCAGCTTTGAGGCTAGCGAAAAGAGCGGCGAGAAGATAAATGTGACAAAAGAGCTCGTAAAAGAGCGCCTAAAAGACGTGGTTGAGGATCAAGATCTAGCGAGGTATATACTTTGAAATCAGGCTTTGTTAGCATCATAGGACGCACAAATGCTGGCAAAAGCTCGTTTTTAAATGCGTTATTAAACGAAAAGATCGCTATCGTCTCGCACAAACAAAATGCAACTCGCAGAAAGATAAATGGCATAGTAATGAATGGTGAAGATCAAATCATCTTCACCGACACACCAGGACTTCACGAGAGCAACAAGGCGATAAATCAACTACTAATTAGTCAAGCGATAAAATCGATGGGAGACTGCGATCTTATCGTATTTTTAGCGCCTATTCACGATAATACCGACGACTATGAGAAATTTCTAGCTCTAAATCCTGAAAAACCGCACATCTTAGTACTAACAAAAGTCGATGAGAGCTCGAACACAAAGGTACTTGAAAAGATCACCCAGTATCAAAAATTTCAAGATAAATTTGAAGCACTTCTTACTTTTAGCACCAAGCAGCCAACCTATAAAAAGCCGCTTCTTGATGAAATTTGCAAGCTTTTGCCAGAGCATGAGTACTTTTACGATCCAGAATTTCTTACTTCAACAAATGAAAAGGAAATTTTTAGAGAATTTATACTTGAAGCGATCTATGAAAATTTAAGCGATGAGATCCCATATCTTAGCGATGCGATCATAAAAAGCGTAAAAGAAAAACCTGGCATTACTGAAATTTTTGCAAGCATCATCACTGAGCGCGAAATTCACAAAAGTATGATCATCGGTAAGAATGGTGAAACGATAAAACGAATAGGAATTTTTGCAAGAAAGTTAATACAAAATTTAACCGGATCAAAGGTCTTTTTGAAACTCGATGTAATCGTTAAAAAAGGCTGGAGTAAAGAAGAAAAGAGCCTTAATAAAATAATTGGTTATTGATTTTTTATTGTAAAAATATTAAAATACAGCCCAATTAGAGCATTATGAGGTAAATTTTTATGTTAAAGCTTAGAAAAATTAACGATAATCCAATCGTTACGCTAGATCCTTATGAATATGAAGGTTTTAGATTTTCTAATAGCAATGTCGATACACTAAGTCTTTCAAAGAATATTTTAAAGCGAGACTTTTTTATATCTTATATCGAGTACAAAGATATAATAACAGCTACCATAAATATTTCAAGAACAATAGATGATGAGGATATTGAAAATAATATCTCGATCAAAATTTACGAAGAGCTCTCTCTTGATCCTGCGATTGACTATAAAATAGTTTATTTTGAAAGCAATGTTGAAAAAGAAGATAGAATTTTTAATGTTTTTATTGCTACAAATGAAACGATAAATAAAATTTTTAAAAATATTTCTAAAAGAGTACCTTTTATAGATTATGTCGTTGTAGAGCCACTCTTATATAGTGCTATATATAAAAAAGGTTTACTTCCTAGCACTCAGAGTGATTGTTTTTTGACATTTAGGGCCGATGAAGCATTTATAAGCATTTATGTAAATGGAGAATACCTTACATCAAGAGGTTTAAGATACACACTAAATTATCTAAAAGATAAATTTATAGAGCAAAGTGGTGAAAGAGTAAGCCTAGAAAGCTTTTTGAATATCCTAAAGACAAGAGGACTTTTAGATAGCAATGAAGAAGGCTTTAGCTACGATCTAAATACTGTTTTTGAGGACTATATATTTTACGTAAATGACACGATAAATGTTGTCAATAGAATCTATAGCATAAATATAAAAAATATCTATATTGACTGCGACTATAAAATAGAGCGTTTTGAAAAATTTATCAATACAAAGCTTGGCACAAATGCTACGAAATTAAATACAAGCACTGTAATAAATTCTAAAAATTTAGCTATTAGCGAACGATATAACATGATGGCTTTATATGCAAATTTTTATAAAAAAGAGGCCTTTAATGCCGATTTTAACTTCTCAAATTTACTTAGGCCTGATCCGTTTACAAAAAGAAAAAGTGGTAAATTTATACTGACATGTGCTGCTGCTTTTTGCCTAAGTATGTCCTATCCACTTTATAATTATATAGCTGGTAGTATTTTAGAGGCAGATTCGCAAAGACTGAGCGATGAGCTTGATGTTCTTAATGCACAAGCAGCACAAATAAGAAATACTCTTGAAAGACTAAAAAAAGAGCAAAATGATATAAAAGGATTAACTGATAAAGAGGAAGAGAAGTTAAATTTTAGAAAAGGGTTGCTTCAAGAAATTGAAAATAAAAAAGATCATTACGTAATGAAAGGTTTAAATCTTTTTGAAATTACCGATATGATAAATAACAATAGCGTTTTTATAACAAATATTAAAAATAACGATAAAAATTTAACCGTAACGGTTGTTAGCGATAATGAAAAAAGGATTACGCAGCTAATAAAAGATATTAGCAAGATGCCTAAATATTCAGTAAATACAAAAAAAATTAAAGAAGATAGGCAAAACAACGAGTATGAAAGTAATATAAGTATAGAGATTAGACAATGAGACAAGACGTTTTAAGTAAAATAGATAAGTATTTTGACGCAAAAAAACAAAGCGAAACAAATATAATTTTTTTGGGTTCAGCCTTAATTATTATTTATATTGTTTATATGCTTTGCTTTGATCCATCGCAAGATTTTTATGATGAAAGACTTAATGCGCATACTAAAATTAGCAATGATCTTTCAAGAACAAGAGATTATTTAAGATCAACTAGCTCACCTAGTGGGGATAAAAATTTTAAAATAAATGAAGAGACCAAAATACTTGAAACGCTTAAAGGCAAATATTCTAGTGTTTTAAAATTTAATGCTCATTTTGACTCAAAGCTAAAAGAACTATCGTTTTTATTATTTAACGATCAAAATTGGGCAAATTTCTTAGACAATATCGTATCTTTAGCAAAGCAAAATAATATAAAAATTTTAGAGTTAAAAAGCGATATAAAAGAGCCAAATTTCCAAAAGATTGAGCAAATTTTAAATATTGACTTGACATTTTTGGGAGGTTTTAAAGATATGCTTTCATATATAAATGGCCTTGAAGAATCAAAGCTAGTAGTTGATCTTCATAAAATGGATGTAAATTCTACCCAAAAAGAGCTTGGCGCTAAGATCTCAATATCTGTTTGGGGAATGAAATACTAATGAAAATAAAAATTTTATTGGCTTTTTTATTTTTAAATATTGCTTTTGCTAATCAGCTTCAAGAGGAAATGGATTCTTATGATAAAATTTTTGAAAAAATAAAGGAAAAAAGAAGCGGTCTTAGCGATATTGAGCTTTCTAGTATAAAAAATCCTTTTAAGCAAGAACCTATCAAGACGGTAACAGATCAAAATTTATCAATTATCACTCAGGCTTCAAAAGGGCTTAGTTTAAAAGCAATTTTATTAAACAAAGCAAATATTGATTCCAAATGGTATGCTGTCGGTGATATTGTTGATGGTTACAAAATAGCCAACATTACTAGAAACAGCGTTTTTTTAGTAAAAGGCGATGAAAAACAAGAGCTAATTTTAAAAAATGGAAGTAAAAATGTTGAGATTAAAATTAAATAAAATATTAATAATAGGTGCACTTATTTGCTTAAATATGAATTATGCTAGTGCCAATGAAAGTAGTTGTTTAAGCAAGAATTTTAATATGAAAATTTCAGATGATGTTGCGCTAGTAGATGTGTTAAATCAGCTTTCAGAGATGTGTAACTTTAGTATTGTTGCAAAGGATACTTATAGCAAGACAGAACTAAAAGATAAAGTTTTTGGTGTTAATATCAGAAATATGAGTCTTAGCGAAGTTTTTGACCTGCTTTTAAGTGAGAAAAATTTAAGCTACGAGTTTTCAAATAATGTATTAAAAATTTCATCTTTAAAAACTCAAATTTTTAAACTAGATTATATAACTTCTATTAGAGAAGGAACTGCTGTCACCCAAGCTTCGGTGGATGCTACTCCATCTGAAATTTCTAGTGGTTCAAGTAGTAGCGATAATTCCCAAGATGATAGTTCTCAAGGCTCAAGCAACCTTATAAAAACTACTGAGAGGTTTGACTTTTGGGAAAAACTAGATGCTGAGCTTAAAGCTATTTTAAATAATAGTAGCGAACATATTACAGCACCTGATCCTATTATAAACCAAAATGCGGGACTTATCACTGTTACGGCCACTCCTTCTCAACTTAAGCGTGTCGAGAAATATATAGATGAAATGCAAAAAAGACTAAAAAAACAAGTAATTATTGATGTTTCTATTATTTCAGTTGAGTTAAATAATGAATACAAGCAAGGCGTTGATTGGAGTAAATTTGAACTTGGATTTAATACATACATTGGTAATTCAAGAAATAATCCGAGCTCAAGTGCTACTTGGACAAATAAAGGCAATAGCCTAAGTGATGGATTTGGACGTACATTAAATATTGCAGCTAATTTAAATTTTAGCCTTGATGGAATGATAAATTTTCTTGAGACAAATGGAAAGACAAAGGTCATATCAAGCCCAAAAGTAACAACACTTAATAATCAACAAGCTCTAATTTCAGTTGGTGATAACATAAACTACCGTGTTCAACAAAAGACTGACAATGGAAACAGCAATAGCGATAGGTTGACAACCACTTACAAACAATACTCTGTTTTTATAGGCATATTATTAAATTTACTACCAGAAGTTTCTGATAACAACAAAATCATGCTTCGAATCAATCCATCGCTTAGTAACTTTAAATATGCTGAAGACGACACAAGACAAAATGCGTTAAGAGAGATTGCTCCAGATACAGTGCAAAAGAAGCTATCAACTGTTGTTCAAGTTGATAGCGGTGATACTATTATTCTTGGTGGATTAATAGGTCAGACAAAGGGTAAAAATAATACTTCTGTACCTCTTCTTTCTGATATCCCGCTTATAGGTGGTGTCTTTAAAAGCACAAGAGACAATATAAAAACAACAGAACTTATCTTTGTCATCACTCCTCATGTAGTTGATTTTGACAAAAAAAAGCCACTTAATCAATCATTAAAAGACTTAGGTTTTTCTAAAACGATCTATGAATAACAAGAATATTTATACAGATATAAAAGATATCTTTATCAACGAAGACGAAGTAGCTGATTTTGTTAATCTAGATAACTCAATCACTTGTTACAATAAGATCGTCTCGGCTCTAAAAAAGCCATTAAAACTTATACTTTTTTATGGCAAGCCTGGCAGTGGAAAGACTTTTTTGCTAAACAAGATAGCCTCTGATCTTCAAAAGGATAAAAAATTAATTTTTTTCCCACATCCTTTTTTTAGCGAAGCTACATTTATAGAAGCTCTTTGTGAAGATATATACGGAAATAAACTTGATAATATAAATAATTTTGAAAGTTTTGTCGCACACTACTCAAAAGAATTTAAAAATAAAGATGAAATTTTACAAAACCAAATAGTCGTTATCCTAGATGAAGCACAACTTTATCCTACTGAATTGATCGAAAAAATAAGGCTTATGGCCGATACAAGATTATTTAAATTTCTATTTACGATTCATAAAACTGAAAATGAAGATGTGTTAGCAAAGGACTATTTTCAAACTAGAATTTGGGAGAGTATAGAGCTTGGAAGTGCAAACACGAATGAAATCATAGTTTATTTACAAAGAAAAATAGGACAAAAAGGTTACGATAAATACCTAAATTTTCAGAAAAAAGACTATGAAAAAGCCTATGAGCTTTGTTGCGGAAATCTACGCACACTAAATAAAATTATGTATAAATTTTATGAAATTTGTGAATATTACGAACAAAATCAGCCATCAAAATTAAGTAGCGAGGACGCAAATATTAAAATTTTGACAATGTCTGCACTTGATACAGGAATAATTCATGCTTGAATTACAAGAAATTCAAAGGCTAGAAAAGCTTTATGAAGAGTACGAAAAAAAGAATAAAAATAGCCTTTTAAAATTATTATCACATAAAAAACCAGGTCTTTTAATAATTACGATCTTGCTAATTGCTTTTATATTTGGTGCTTTTTTATTTTTCTCAAATGCTAAAAACAAAAAAGAGACAACTAATACTCCAGCTTTATTTGAGAAAAATTTGACAATACAAACAAATATAAAAGAAAAAAACATAACCTTTGCTGAAACCAATATCAGCAAAAATATTTTAGAAGATGGCAAACAAAAAAGCGAACAGGCAAAAGAGAGATTTGAATCAGATAAAAAACAAGATGAGCTTGCTGAGAAAATAGCCAAAAAGCTAGAACAATCCATAAAGCTAAATGAATATAATAAAGAGCAGGCATCAGATAAAAAACAAAGAAGTGGTGGCGGTTGGCTAAAGCTAAATTTACCAACTGAAAATGAAAATATGCAAAATGAACAGCCTCTACAAAATGAAGAGATAATAGAATTGGAACCAAAGGCAAAGCCAAAAATTGATATTCAAATTTCAAGTGAAAACAATGAAATTTCTATGCTAAAAGAAAATTTTAATAAAAATAAAAATCCAGAAATCGCCCTTAAAATAGCAAGAAAATGCTATCAAGATAAAAGATATAGCGACACTATAAAATGGGCACTATCGGCAAATAATTTAGATAGTAGCATTGAGGAGTCTTGGGTCATGTTTGCTAAGGCAAAATATATGCTAAAGCAAAAAGATGATGCATTGCGTGCATTAGAAGAATATAATAAAAATAAAAATAAGCCAGAAATAAATGATCTAATAAATAAGATAAAAAGTGATACGTTGTGAAATTCTTACTTGTTATATTTTTATCATTAAATGCCTTTGCGATTGGGATGGCTGATATTAAAAGTTATTTTGAAAAAGCTGAATATCCTAAAATTTGTAATCAAAAAATACAAGATCTTTTAAAAGATTCACAAAATGAAGAATTTCTTAATATCTTTGGCATATCTTGTTTAAAAACAAATGATATAGATAGGCTCGCTCTTCCAGCAAGCAAACTATCAAAAACGCAAAGTTCAAGAGAGAATGCAGCATATTTTGCTGATATATTGCTTAAAAAAAAGCTATTGCTTCATGCTATCTTGGATGGGGCTGATATAAGCTATATTAGACTTCCAAAGAGCGATTACATTCTTTCATTTATATTTGATAAATTTGTCAAAAAAGAATACGTTGAGGAGCTTGGCGTATTTATTTTTGAAGAGCCAAATTCAGACACAAGATATGAACTTAGTACAATCGTTAGCCCAAATTTTGCAAAAATGATTTTAAAAATTTTTAAAAATGACGATCTTACTTCGCAGATTGAGTATAGATAAAGAGAAGAGATGAATAATTTAGAAAATTTAACGCTAAAAACATTAGAACAACTTAATAAACTAAATGATGAGCAAATTTTAAAGATTATAGAGATAAAAAAGATAAATGAAAAAAGTCTTTTGGCTATTTTGCTTGAAGAAAATATACTAGAAGAAGAAATTTTTTTTGAAATTCTATCTGATATTTATAGAAGAGGACACACTGACATTGATGAAATTTCGACTAGTCTTCAGATAGATCAAAAGCGCTTTATTCAATATGTATGTGATAAATTTAAAATCACATTTTTTGACCTTGATGATATAGATATCGACTACCGTATCAGTGAAAAGCTAAGCACCTCGCAGCTAAAATCATATAATGCGATCCCTGTAAAAGAAGATGAGATAAGCGTTTATGTTGCTTTTAAAAATCCTTTTGATGTGATCATTCAAGATAAAGTTCAAAATTTATTTAACAGAAAGCTATTAAAAGTAGCTTGCGCCGATCCAGCCCAGATAGAAAAATATATAAACAAAATAGCTCTTAATGAAAGCATAAAAGACGTTATTACAGAGATCAGAAAAGAGCTTTCAAGCTCTAGCAGCCAAGGGCAAAGCACAGAAAGCTCTGGAATTTTAAAGCTAATTGAGATAATTTTAAAAACATCTATTCAAAGCAGAGCAAGCGATATTCACATCGAGCCAACTGAGACAAACTGCATCGTAAGAAGCAGGATAGATGGTATGCTAAGTGAGACATTTATATTTGATAAAGATATCTATCCTCCGATGGTAAGCCGAATGAAACTACTTTCAAATATGGATATCGCGGAGCGTCGCCGCCCACAAGATGGTAGATTTTCAGCTCAAATTTTAGATAAAGAGTACGATTTTCGTATCTCTACGCTACCTATCTTAAATGGCGAGAGCATAGTTTTAAGAATTTTGGACAAATCAAAAGTTATCATAAACATTGAAGACCTTGGTATGCATCCAGATAATTTTGCTAAATTTAAAAAGAGTATGAAAGCGCCTTACGGCATCATCCTGGTTACTGGTCCGACAGGATCAGGAAAAACGACTACACTTTATGGTGCATTAAATGACATAAAAAGTGTAAAAA
This window encodes:
- a CDS encoding GspE/PulE family protein; this encodes MNNLENLTLKTLEQLNKLNDEQILKIIEIKKINEKSLLAILLEENILEEEIFFEILSDIYRRGHTDIDEISTSLQIDQKRFIQYVCDKFKITFFDLDDIDIDYRISEKLSTSQLKSYNAIPVKEDEISVYVAFKNPFDVIIQDKVQNLFNRKLLKVACADPAQIEKYINKIALNESIKDVITEIRKELSSSSSQGQSTESSGILKLIEIILKTSIQSRASDIHIEPTETNCIVRSRIDGMLSETFIFDKDIYPPMVSRMKLLSNMDIAERRRPQDGRFSAQILDKEYDFRISTLPILNGESIVLRILDKSKVIINIEDLGMHPDNFAKFKKSMKAPYGIILVTGPTGSGKTTTLYGALNDIKSVKTKIITVEDPVEYQLNMIQQVHVNEKAGLTFISALRSILRQDPDIIMIGEIRDQETLRIAIQAALTGHLVFSTLHTNDAISALPRMVDMGIEPYLVSGALVCIEAQRLVRKLCPYCKQKVTLSQKALDEIKKFLPEDYQFYKSVGCQHCSQTGYLGREMISEILSISDHIASIVANNASKEELKKAAYDEGFIDMFHDGVIRAANGVTTIEEVYRVAKI
- a CDS encoding transformation system protein; the encoded protein is MLELQEIQRLEKLYEEYEKKNKNSLLKLLSHKKPGLLIITILLIAFIFGAFLFFSNAKNKKETTNTPALFEKNLTIQTNIKEKNITFAETNISKNILEDGKQKSEQAKERFESDKKQDELAEKIAKKLEQSIKLNEYNKEQASDKKQRSGGGWLKLNLPTENENMQNEQPLQNEEIIELEPKAKPKIDIQISSENNEISMLKENFNKNKNPEIALKIARKCYQDKRYSDTIKWALSANNLDSSIEESWVMFAKAKYMLKQKDDALRALEEYNKNKNKPEINDLINKIKSDTL
- the mshL gene encoding pilus (MSHA type) biogenesis protein MshL produces the protein MLRLKLNKILIIGALICLNMNYASANESSCLSKNFNMKISDDVALVDVLNQLSEMCNFSIVAKDTYSKTELKDKVFGVNIRNMSLSEVFDLLLSEKNLSYEFSNNVLKISSLKTQIFKLDYITSIREGTAVTQASVDATPSEISSGSSSSDNSQDDSSQGSSNLIKTTERFDFWEKLDAELKAILNNSSEHITAPDPIINQNAGLITVTATPSQLKRVEKYIDEMQKRLKKQVIIDVSIISVELNNEYKQGVDWSKFELGFNTYIGNSRNNPSSSATWTNKGNSLSDGFGRTLNIAANLNFSLDGMINFLETNGKTKVISSPKVTTLNNQQALISVGDNINYRVQQKTDNGNSNSDRLTTTYKQYSVFIGILLNLLPEVSDNNKIMLRINPSLSNFKYAEDDTRQNALREIAPDTVQKKLSTVVQVDSGDTIILGGLIGQTKGKNNTSVPLLSDIPLIGGVFKSTRDNIKTTELIFVITPHVVDFDKKKPLNQSLKDLGFSKTIYE
- the era gene encoding GTPase Era encodes the protein MKSGFVSIIGRTNAGKSSFLNALLNEKIAIVSHKQNATRRKINGIVMNGEDQIIFTDTPGLHESNKAINQLLISQAIKSMGDCDLIVFLAPIHDNTDDYEKFLALNPEKPHILVLTKVDESSNTKVLEKITQYQKFQDKFEALLTFSTKQPTYKKPLLDEICKLLPEHEYFYDPEFLTSTNEKEIFREFILEAIYENLSDEIPYLSDAIIKSVKEKPGITEIFASIITEREIHKSMIIGKNGETIKRIGIFARKLIQNLTGSKVFLKLDVIVKKGWSKEEKSLNKIIGY
- a CDS encoding ATP-binding protein → MNNKNIYTDIKDIFINEDEVADFVNLDNSITCYNKIVSALKKPLKLILFYGKPGSGKTFLLNKIASDLQKDKKLIFFPHPFFSEATFIEALCEDIYGNKLDNINNFESFVAHYSKEFKNKDEILQNQIVVILDEAQLYPTELIEKIRLMADTRLFKFLFTIHKTENEDVLAKDYFQTRIWESIELGSANTNEIIVYLQRKIGQKGYDKYLNFQKKDYEKAYELCCGNLRTLNKIMYKFYEICEYYEQNQPSKLSSEDANIKILTMSALDTGIIHA
- the hslU gene encoding HslU--HslV peptidase ATPase subunit → MNLTPREIVKFLDDYVIGQKDAKKIIAIALRNRYRRMKLEKSLQDDIMPKNILMIGSTGVGKTEIARRLSKMMGLPFIKVEASKYTEVGFVGRDVESMVRDLAMASYNLVKNEQSEKNQDKINAYIEEKIVSKLLPPLPKGASEEKQAEYSKSYEKMLNRLRNGELDELSIEIEVQQNPLEAGSNVPPDMAQMQESFIKIIGIGGKNIKKEMKVKDAKKALQSEANDKILDLESVKTEALKRAENEGIIFIDEIDKVAVGSGSSNRQDPSKEGVQRDLLPIVEGSNVNTKFGNLKTDHILFIAAGAFHISKPSDLIPELQGRFPLRVELDSLDEDALYQILTQPKNSLLKQYIALLSTENVDLEFDNEAIKEIARIAHAANEKMEDIGARRLHTVIERVIEDISFEASEKSGEKINVTKELVKERLKDVVEDQDLARYIL
- a CDS encoding C4-dicarboxylate ABC transporter, whose product is MLKLRKINDNPIVTLDPYEYEGFRFSNSNVDTLSLSKNILKRDFFISYIEYKDIITATINISRTIDDEDIENNISIKIYEELSLDPAIDYKIVYFESNVEKEDRIFNVFIATNETINKIFKNISKRVPFIDYVVVEPLLYSAIYKKGLLPSTQSDCFLTFRADEAFISIYVNGEYLTSRGLRYTLNYLKDKFIEQSGERVSLESFLNILKTRGLLDSNEEGFSYDLNTVFEDYIFYVNDTINVVNRIYSINIKNIYIDCDYKIERFEKFINTKLGTNATKLNTSTVINSKNLAISERYNMMALYANFYKKEAFNADFNFSNLLRPDPFTKRKSGKFILTCAAAFCLSMSYPLYNYIAGSILEADSQRLSDELDVLNAQAAQIRNTLERLKKEQNDIKGLTDKEEEKLNFRKGLLQEIENKKDHYVMKGLNLFEITDMINNNSVFITNIKNNDKNLTVTVVSDNEKRITQLIKDISKMPKYSVNTKKIKEDRQNNEYESNISIEIRQ
- a CDS encoding pilus assembly protein PilO; translation: MRQDVLSKIDKYFDAKKQSETNIIFLGSALIIIYIVYMLCFDPSQDFYDERLNAHTKISNDLSRTRDYLRSTSSPSGDKNFKINEETKILETLKGKYSSVLKFNAHFDSKLKELSFLLFNDQNWANFLDNIVSLAKQNNIKILELKSDIKEPNFQKIEQILNIDLTFLGGFKDMLSYINGLEESKLVVDLHKMDVNSTQKELGAKISISVWGMKY